The Conexivisphaera calida genome includes a region encoding these proteins:
- a CDS encoding M20 family metallopeptidase, with protein MQVSKEDLLRRIDGGRLTRTLTELVNIPSPTGSEQEIGAYMYSKYRELGLKVIWQEIEDGRPNVVGILRGKGGGKSLQLDAHLDVSFTGAEEFLYGGATSPKARVEEIDGDTWIFGAGAFNMKNAHAAYLEAARAIIESGVELEGDLILTATSGEIEESQVDSYLGKKYRGYGSGASYLVAHGPVGDYVIIGEPTGLKLMIGHYGSYWAKITASGGTVIHTAWSRGIPNKVEQISEFISEFRAWKEKYEERLVYKGYRGIVNIAAVQGGFPWKASRTPGEASIYVDIRFPPGMTWMQVRDDLDSFIAGFNRRHPGYNVEEVPYAINPPTEVDDGELVVRAVKDAHRELTGRDVEVIYEIWYSNAPKYNSVGSKAINYGPGGAKRLSGLTMADKDREYISLSDLITGTKAYVLSALSICNTPRLS; from the coding sequence TTGCAGGTATCCAAGGAGGATCTGCTGAGGAGGATCGACGGAGGAAGGCTCACCAGGACGCTCACGGAGCTGGTGAACATACCGAGTCCCACGGGGAGCGAGCAGGAGATAGGCGCGTACATGTACTCCAAGTACAGGGAGCTGGGGCTGAAGGTTATCTGGCAGGAGATAGAGGATGGGAGGCCCAACGTCGTGGGGATACTCAGGGGCAAGGGAGGGGGGAAGTCCCTCCAGCTGGACGCCCACCTGGACGTTTCGTTCACTGGGGCGGAGGAGTTCCTCTACGGCGGCGCCACAAGTCCAAAGGCCCGCGTGGAGGAGATAGACGGCGATACGTGGATATTCGGCGCCGGGGCGTTCAACATGAAGAACGCGCACGCAGCGTACCTCGAGGCGGCCCGCGCGATAATCGAGTCCGGCGTGGAGCTGGAGGGCGACCTGATACTGACGGCGACCTCCGGCGAGATAGAGGAATCGCAGGTGGACAGCTACCTGGGAAAGAAGTACAGGGGATACGGAAGCGGCGCCTCCTACCTCGTGGCGCATGGGCCGGTCGGCGACTACGTCATAATAGGGGAGCCCACGGGCCTGAAGCTCATGATAGGCCACTACGGCTCGTACTGGGCCAAGATAACGGCATCGGGCGGCACCGTGATACACACGGCGTGGTCGCGCGGCATCCCTAACAAGGTGGAGCAGATATCGGAGTTCATATCCGAGTTCAGGGCCTGGAAGGAGAAGTACGAGGAGCGCCTGGTCTACAAGGGCTACAGGGGCATAGTCAACATCGCGGCGGTCCAGGGCGGATTCCCGTGGAAGGCCTCGAGGACCCCGGGCGAGGCATCGATCTACGTGGACATCAGGTTCCCGCCCGGCATGACCTGGATGCAGGTCAGGGACGACCTGGACTCGTTCATAGCCGGCTTCAACCGCAGGCATCCGGGCTACAACGTCGAGGAGGTGCCGTACGCCATAAACCCGCCGACCGAGGTCGACGATGGCGAGCTGGTCGTCCGCGCGGTGAAGGACGCGCACAGGGAGCTGACGGGCAGGGACGTCGAGGTGATATACGAGATATGGTACTCGAACGCGCCCAAGTACAACTCGGTGGGGAGCAAGGCGATAAACTACGGGCCGGGAGGCGCCAAGAGGCTGAGCGGCCTCACTATGGCGGACAAGGACAGGGAGTACATCAGCCTCTCCGACCTGATCACCGGGACGAAGGCGTACGTGCTCTCCGCGCTCTCGATATGCAACACGCCCAGATTATCATAG
- a CDS encoding menaquinone biosynthesis family protein → MELLIGHSPDPDDAFMFYALKRGLVDAPFSVREFLADIETLNRLALHARLDVTAVSAHVMPYVGDRYYVLSVGASMGDRYGPVLVGSGREAGLVAVPGNYATATLLLRLAMPSVRTVEVPFDRIMDAVVSGAVDAGLLIHEGQITYARHGLRRMMDLGEWWSDATGLPVPLGLDVVKSSLGRDVAASVKKALLESLRYAREHPEEALRYASEFARGLEMGDVSKFVDMYVNEYTVDMGQRGESALRELLRMASEAGIVPESHVVVI, encoded by the coding sequence GTGGAGCTCCTGATAGGCCACAGCCCGGATCCCGATGACGCCTTCATGTTCTACGCGCTCAAGCGCGGGCTGGTGGACGCCCCATTCTCGGTCAGGGAATTCCTGGCTGACATAGAGACGTTGAACAGGCTCGCCCTGCACGCGAGGCTCGACGTGACTGCGGTGAGCGCACACGTGATGCCATACGTCGGCGATCGCTACTACGTGCTCAGTGTGGGTGCCTCGATGGGCGATCGCTATGGTCCTGTGCTCGTCGGTTCGGGGCGCGAGGCGGGGCTTGTCGCGGTGCCTGGGAACTACGCCACCGCGACTCTGTTGCTAAGGCTGGCAATGCCATCCGTCAGGACCGTCGAGGTGCCGTTCGATAGGATAATGGATGCCGTGGTGTCCGGCGCGGTCGACGCCGGGCTCCTGATACATGAGGGTCAGATAACGTACGCTAGGCATGGCCTTCGCAGGATGATGGACCTCGGCGAGTGGTGGAGCGATGCCACAGGGTTACCGGTTCCGCTCGGCCTCGATGTGGTCAAGTCCTCCCTGGGCAGGGACGTCGCTGCGTCGGTGAAGAAAGCCCTGCTAGAGTCCCTGAGGTACGCGAGGGAACATCCGGAGGAAGCCCTGCGCTATGCATCCGAGTTCGCGCGCGGCTTGGAGATGGGGGACGTCTCCAAGTTCGTAGACATGTATGTGAACGAGTATACGGTCGACATGGGACAGAGGGGCGAGAGTGCGCTGCGCGAGCTCCTGCGCATGGCGAGCGAGGCCGGGATCGTGCCCGAGTCGCA
- a CDS encoding class I SAM-dependent methyltransferase has product MARRIRKRVLMRLYDADADKYELRYGAEQMPKARDAFGMASPRYPVLDVGCGTGILLRELGMMSVGLDISWSMLRIAGSKARAELVLGDMERMPFRSGSFTTVYSLTAVQLAEDLVWAMSELARVAKDDSAIVVSAHRATEASGELARAAAMAGLHVISEKPPDDSNVDRMILCTKHPQ; this is encoded by the coding sequence GTGGCCCGGCGCATCCGCAAGAGGGTCCTGATGAGGCTGTACGACGCCGACGCCGACAAGTACGAGCTGCGCTACGGCGCCGAGCAGATGCCCAAGGCGAGGGACGCATTTGGGATGGCCTCCCCCAGGTACCCGGTCCTGGACGTCGGATGCGGCACCGGCATCCTCCTCAGGGAGCTCGGCATGATGTCCGTGGGCCTCGACATAAGCTGGTCCATGCTGAGGATAGCCGGCTCCAAGGCGAGGGCCGAGCTCGTCCTCGGCGACATGGAGCGCATGCCCTTCAGATCTGGGTCCTTCACGACCGTCTACTCCCTGACGGCAGTACAGCTGGCGGAGGACCTCGTGTGGGCGATGTCGGAGCTGGCCCGCGTTGCCAAGGACGACTCAGCCATAGTCGTCAGCGCCCACAGGGCCACTGAGGCATCCGGGGAGCTGGCCCGCGCCGCCGCGATGGCGGGTCTGCACGTGATCTCCGAGAAACCCCCGGACGACTCGAACGTGGATCGCATGATCCTCTGCACGAAGCATCCTCAGTAG
- a CDS encoding MqnA/MqnD/SBP family protein: MADRVARLKYSHSDPLFRFSGLRPVSVSNRESIEVLLRGEVDVSFVPVTYASRNREELVVIPEFAIYSDGPVLSARLFRGSGSGYAAVSDTSVNAMALRKLMGIEFDFVDDPVAALGRYGGVLVIGDEALRLVDADTPYIVDVGELWKLRVGHPLVYAVMVARRNVDPAFIERVVRALNESLDRFRGSPGELAREVARRINVSERLMLEYYSAMRYQVDGRVMAGIEEELRIFGLPQLQAY; the protein is encoded by the coding sequence ATGGCCGACCGCGTGGCCCGGCTCAAGTACTCGCACAGCGACCCACTATTCAGGTTCAGCGGACTGAGGCCGGTGAGCGTGAGCAACAGGGAATCGATAGAGGTCCTGCTGCGCGGCGAGGTCGATGTGTCATTTGTGCCCGTGACCTATGCGTCCCGGAACCGCGAGGAGCTGGTCGTGATCCCGGAGTTCGCGATCTACAGCGATGGTCCCGTCCTATCAGCCAGGTTATTCAGAGGATCCGGCAGTGGCTACGCTGCGGTGTCCGACACAAGTGTGAACGCCATGGCGTTGAGGAAGCTGATGGGGATCGAGTTCGACTTCGTGGACGATCCAGTCGCGGCGCTAGGCAGGTACGGCGGCGTGCTGGTCATAGGCGACGAGGCGCTGAGACTCGTCGACGCCGATACGCCCTACATCGTCGACGTGGGCGAGCTATGGAAGCTCCGCGTCGGTCACCCCCTCGTGTATGCGGTCATGGTCGCTCGGAGGAATGTGGATCCCGCGTTCATAGAGCGCGTCGTGCGCGCCCTCAACGAATCCCTGGATCGTTTCCGCGGTTCCCCAGGGGAGCTCGCGAGGGAGGTGGCGCGCCGGATCAATGTATCGGAGCGCCTGATGCTGGAGTACTATTCGGCCATGCGCTATCAGGTAGATGGGCGCGTAATGGCGGGCATCGAGGAGGAGCTCAGGATCTTCGGGCTCCCCCAGTTGCAAGCATATTAA
- a CDS encoding malate dehydrogenase — protein MITVIGTGRVGSSAAAMLALKELDDLTLIDIVPNLPQGEALDLGHALAELGIDIRVKGSNDYKDMQGSDMVIVTAGFPRKPGMTREELVGKNADVVKSIAENIRKYAPDSIVMLTTNPLDPMIYLMYKLLGFPREHVIGFSGILDSRRLAYYASKKLGVAPSSITPVVIGQHGEKMFPVPRLSTVSGIPLPNVMSQKDIEEIVKSTIDAGAEVTKLRGFSSNWAPGAGVAVMAESIKKDLKRTFFASVYLNGEYGVKDVTVDVPIVLGRKGVEKILELPLTDEEKKGFLESVEAIKANLAQIPPSYFK, from the coding sequence ATGATAACTGTAATTGGAACTGGAAGGGTTGGAAGCAGCGCAGCCGCGATGCTTGCCCTCAAGGAGCTCGACGACCTGACGCTGATAGACATAGTGCCGAACCTGCCCCAGGGTGAGGCGCTGGACCTGGGACACGCCCTGGCGGAGCTGGGCATAGACATCAGGGTGAAGGGAAGCAACGACTACAAGGACATGCAGGGCAGCGACATGGTCATAGTCACCGCCGGATTCCCCAGGAAGCCCGGCATGACGAGGGAGGAGCTCGTTGGGAAGAACGCCGACGTCGTGAAGTCCATTGCCGAGAACATAAGGAAGTATGCGCCGGACTCGATAGTCATGCTGACGACGAACCCCCTGGACCCCATGATCTACCTCATGTACAAGCTGCTGGGGTTCCCCAGGGAGCACGTGATAGGGTTCAGCGGGATACTGGACTCCAGGAGGCTCGCGTACTACGCATCCAAGAAGCTGGGAGTGGCCCCCAGCTCCATAACGCCGGTCGTCATAGGACAGCACGGAGAGAAGATGTTCCCGGTGCCGAGGCTGTCGACCGTCTCGGGCATCCCTCTGCCCAATGTGATGTCGCAGAAGGACATCGAGGAGATAGTGAAGAGCACGATAGACGCGGGCGCGGAGGTGACCAAGCTCAGGGGCTTCAGCAGCAACTGGGCTCCCGGCGCAGGCGTGGCCGTCATGGCCGAGTCGATAAAGAAGGACCTGAAGAGGACGTTCTTCGCCAGCGTGTACCTGAACGGCGAGTACGGCGTGAAGGACGTCACCGTGGACGTGCCGATCGTCCTCGGAAGGAAGGGCGTCGAGAAGATACTGGAGCTGCCCCTCACGGACGAGGAGAAGAAGGGATTCCTCGAGAGCGTGGAGGCAATAAAGGCGAACCTGGCGCAGATACCGCCGAGTTACTTCAAGTGA
- a CDS encoding radical SAM protein gives MIDARVLNGALRIVIGNEGVYVFDLEGRPAFFEHALRSYERGLSGLLVRKSWAGRRRRIVEEVVGGEKESVLRAVYAAAARALEDHPDGDVGDALRLTTSREIEWLLEDEARFGSLYMPISILPPDQYLSIVLQATVGCAYNRCSFCTFYRDRPYRVKDPREFEAHARLVRDWLGAGALLRRGIFLADANPLGAPRDLAIEYVRIAREVFPGRDVYAFADYFSTRLDAADYSRMASLGLRRVYVGLESGARDVLRVLNKPPEPRLAVRIARMMGDAGISRGVIVLVGAGGRGLWRKHVEETIGIIDEMDLGRDDLVFLSRLLVRPDMPYAGMVRDPLDDGEMDSQEEELAEALRARGVRTAPYDIRESIY, from the coding sequence GTGATAGACGCCCGCGTGCTCAACGGCGCGCTCAGGATAGTCATAGGGAACGAGGGCGTCTACGTGTTCGACCTGGAGGGCAGGCCCGCTTTCTTCGAGCACGCGCTCAGGAGCTACGAGAGGGGCCTCAGCGGGCTGCTCGTTAGGAAGTCGTGGGCGGGGAGAAGGAGGAGGATCGTGGAGGAAGTCGTGGGCGGGGAGAAGGAATCTGTGCTCCGCGCGGTGTACGCGGCGGCCGCGAGGGCCCTGGAGGATCACCCGGATGGCGACGTCGGCGACGCCCTGAGGTTGACGACGTCGAGGGAGATCGAATGGCTCCTGGAGGACGAGGCGCGCTTCGGGTCGCTCTACATGCCGATATCGATACTGCCGCCCGACCAGTACCTGTCGATAGTCCTGCAGGCGACCGTGGGGTGCGCCTACAACCGGTGCAGCTTCTGCACCTTCTACAGGGACAGGCCGTACCGCGTGAAGGACCCGCGCGAGTTCGAGGCGCACGCGAGGCTCGTGAGGGACTGGCTGGGCGCAGGGGCGCTGCTCAGGAGGGGGATATTCCTCGCCGACGCGAATCCACTGGGGGCGCCGAGGGACCTCGCGATCGAGTACGTGAGAATAGCGCGGGAGGTCTTCCCGGGGCGCGACGTGTACGCGTTCGCGGACTACTTCTCGACGAGGCTGGACGCTGCGGACTACTCCCGCATGGCGTCGCTGGGCCTCAGGAGGGTCTACGTGGGGCTGGAGTCGGGGGCGCGCGACGTCCTGAGGGTACTCAACAAGCCGCCCGAGCCGCGCCTAGCGGTCAGGATCGCCAGGATGATGGGAGACGCCGGCATCTCCAGAGGAGTGATAGTCCTCGTGGGCGCCGGGGGCAGGGGGCTCTGGAGAAAGCACGTCGAGGAGACGATAGGAATAATCGACGAGATGGACCTGGGAAGGGACGACCTGGTGTTCCTCTCCCGGCTGCTCGTGAGGCCCGACATGCCCTACGCTGGGATGGTGCGGGATCCACTCGACGACGGTGAGATGGATTCCCAGGAGGAGGAGCTGGCGGAGGCGCTGAGGGCGCGCGGGGTGAGGACTGCGCCCTACGACATAAGGGAGTCCATCTACTGA
- a CDS encoding DUF2258 domain-containing protein encodes MSQEVQGQPAQQVVEGLLRTGPVRSSGYALKLRRVANAALRELIKEGLTTAAQVNEELTKLNKVLYSYIVEKYGIPKDAVVSITVKYAVSNGRFTVKGVEADVYERDEILSKNVTEGVVRELALQAQQ; translated from the coding sequence ATGTCGCAGGAAGTCCAGGGGCAGCCGGCACAGCAGGTCGTGGAGGGATTGCTGAGGACCGGACCCGTGCGCAGCAGTGGATACGCGCTGAAGCTGAGGAGGGTGGCGAACGCCGCGCTCAGGGAGTTGATCAAGGAGGGCCTGACGACCGCGGCGCAGGTGAACGAGGAGCTCACGAAGCTCAACAAGGTCCTGTACTCGTACATAGTGGAGAAGTACGGAATACCGAAGGACGCTGTGGTCAGCATCACCGTGAAGTATGCGGTATCGAACGGGCGGTTCACCGTGAAGGGCGTGGAGGCTGACGTGTACGAGCGGGACGAGATACTGAGCAAAAACGTGACAGAGGGGGTCGTGAGGGAGCTGGCGCTGCAGGCGCAGCAGTGA
- the mqnC gene encoding cyclic dehypoxanthinyl futalosine synthase, which produces MSDIVERALSGEALDIGGIEELMKEDLWILGKAAAHLTESIFKGRVTFVSNMILNYTNVCTVACRFCAFYRPPGHPEAYVRSPEEAARAAAEVHHAFGIRQILVQGGVNPELDVEYYEEMFRRLKERVPDAAIHGLSPIEVDYLAKRGRMSYREVLGRLRDAGMDTMAGGGGEILVDRVRRIIAPRKMSADSWLKVMEVAHGMGIMTNATMMYGHAETVRDRAEHLHRILELQRRTRGFLSFTAWNFEPGNSELTREFPYPMTAATLLRTVAVARLIFRDLLPNIQSSWLTNGLEAARMAMRFGANDFGGTLFDEMVIPATGLHAATVTRERVVDVIRSMGMRPAERDNWYRVIAEY; this is translated from the coding sequence ATGAGCGACATCGTGGAGAGGGCGCTCAGCGGCGAGGCGCTGGACATCGGGGGCATAGAGGAGCTGATGAAGGAGGACCTCTGGATCTTGGGGAAGGCCGCGGCGCACCTCACAGAATCAATCTTCAAGGGCCGCGTGACCTTCGTGTCGAACATGATTCTGAACTACACTAATGTGTGCACGGTCGCGTGCAGATTCTGCGCGTTCTACAGGCCCCCGGGACATCCGGAGGCCTACGTCAGATCCCCGGAGGAGGCCGCCAGGGCGGCGGCGGAGGTGCATCACGCCTTCGGAATCAGGCAGATACTGGTTCAAGGCGGGGTGAACCCGGAGCTCGACGTTGAGTACTACGAGGAGATGTTCAGGCGCCTGAAGGAACGCGTGCCGGACGCGGCAATCCATGGACTGAGCCCCATAGAGGTGGACTACCTCGCCAAGAGGGGGAGGATGAGCTACCGCGAGGTGCTGGGGAGGCTCAGGGACGCGGGGATGGACACCATGGCCGGCGGAGGTGGGGAGATACTGGTCGATCGCGTGCGGAGGATCATAGCGCCGAGGAAGATGAGCGCCGACTCGTGGCTGAAGGTCATGGAGGTTGCGCACGGGATGGGGATAATGACCAATGCCACGATGATGTACGGACACGCCGAAACTGTTCGCGATCGCGCGGAGCACCTCCACAGGATACTGGAACTGCAGAGGAGGACCCGCGGCTTTCTGTCGTTCACCGCGTGGAACTTCGAGCCGGGAAACAGCGAGCTGACCCGCGAGTTCCCGTACCCGATGACCGCGGCGACCCTCCTGCGCACGGTCGCCGTAGCGCGCCTGATCTTCAGGGACCTACTGCCCAACATACAGTCGAGCTGGCTCACGAATGGACTGGAGGCAGCGCGCATGGCCATGCGGTTCGGGGCCAACGACTTCGGCGGAACACTGTTCGATGAGATGGTGATACCCGCGACTGGCCTTCACGCGGCCACTGTCACGAGGGAGCGCGTCGTGGATGTGATAAGATCAATGGGGATGAGGCCCGCGGAGAGGGACAACTGGTACAGGGTAATAGCCGAGTACTGA
- a CDS encoding CofH family radical SAM protein has product MYSQDYVLEAARSGLSPSEAERFLSEFDSMDLAGAADRLTLEVAGDTVTFVNNVVVNYANVCVAGCAICAFYRPPGHPEAYVRSPEEAARIVSESGAKYGVTELHINGGFDPELGIDYFEELFRAVKSASPGIAIKGLTAAEVDFYSRVWRMSYREVLGRLRDAGMDAMSGGGAEILDEEVRRAITPYKFNAEAWLRVQEEAHSLGIPTNATMLYGHIEEPRHIVKHISEIRDLQRKLHGVLTFIPVKFVPWNTQLHRDGRVKGPAPPELDVKVTAISRLMLAGEIPRISAYWTSVGKRMASILLLSGANDLVGTMLNEEVLHSAGSGEGSTLDELAHIVREVGRRPVQRDTFQRALREL; this is encoded by the coding sequence GTGTATTCACAGGACTATGTACTGGAGGCGGCGAGAAGCGGTCTGAGCCCCTCCGAGGCGGAGAGGTTCCTTTCCGAGTTCGACTCCATGGATCTGGCCGGGGCCGCGGACAGGCTGACGCTCGAGGTCGCGGGCGACACCGTGACGTTCGTGAACAACGTGGTCGTCAACTACGCCAACGTCTGCGTTGCGGGATGCGCAATATGCGCGTTCTACAGGCCCCCGGGACATCCGGAGGCCTACGTCAGATCCCCGGAGGAGGCCGCTAGGATAGTGTCCGAGTCAGGCGCCAAGTACGGCGTCACTGAGCTCCACATAAACGGCGGCTTCGACCCGGAGCTGGGCATCGACTATTTCGAGGAGCTCTTCAGGGCCGTAAAATCGGCGTCGCCCGGGATCGCGATAAAGGGTTTGACGGCGGCGGAGGTCGACTTCTACTCTAGGGTGTGGAGGATGAGCTACCGCGAGGTGCTGGGGAGGCTCAGGGATGCGGGGATGGATGCGATGTCCGGAGGCGGCGCCGAGATACTTGACGAGGAGGTCCGCAGGGCGATCACTCCATATAAGTTCAATGCTGAAGCTTGGCTGAGGGTTCAGGAAGAGGCCCACTCCCTGGGGATCCCGACGAACGCCACAATGCTGTACGGCCACATAGAGGAACCCCGTCACATAGTGAAGCATATATCTGAAATAAGGGATCTGCAGAGGAAGCTACACGGCGTGCTCACATTCATTCCGGTCAAGTTCGTGCCGTGGAACACCCAGCTTCACAGGGACGGCAGGGTCAAGGGTCCGGCGCCGCCCGAGCTCGACGTCAAGGTCACGGCTATATCGAGGCTCATGCTGGCCGGCGAGATCCCTAGGATAAGCGCGTACTGGACATCGGTCGGCAAGAGGATGGCCTCGATATTATTGCTCTCGGGCGCTAACGACCTCGTCGGCACGATGCTGAACGAGGAGGTGCTGCACAGTGCCGGATCCGGCGAGGGATCCACATTGGACGAGCTGGCGCACATCGTCAGGGAGGTCGGCAGAAGGCCCGTGCAGAGGGACACGTTCCAGAGAGCACTACGGGAGCTGTAG
- a CDS encoding MFS transporter, translated as MSSDGSKEEKSKSHGLRTRDLVLIAAVIYFGWGLINTDDNLVLMLGTPIMQTLHLTVQQYSYVLSAGFFTSFAVSLVLGPLGDKLGRKFLLQLTLLGTSVFSMLQYFINGFGSWLLIRMGAEAFTGSEWGAGATYLTETIGKRLRGLALSIMQSGWVFGYGLASVIAYFTLSYFGMSYGWRVAFLFAFLPALTVLIIRSRLKETDRFNHLKEIREAEKRGDSSKVKELMEKYRVDVEASVKPSYRQLLSPDLRRAALILAFYNFLTTGVAIVGDSMFPYYLSQVKGFNYLTLVSMFATLSFIGIVGYLTNGYLNDHIGAKWPVVIFAALQTLGIFALVAFVHFPDYMALWSWYFLYLFTHNGQFAGLIRLNTEAFPTRVRAAGALWSGAFWSLGQAAWPLVFSSLIPLLGFNGAWMWVEVVPELVAIALFAAIMRNIPPQRELEEIAI; from the coding sequence ATGTCGTCTGATGGATCGAAGGAGGAGAAATCTAAGTCGCATGGACTGAGGACGAGGGACCTGGTCCTCATCGCGGCTGTAATCTACTTCGGTTGGGGCCTCATAAACACGGACGACAACCTGGTGCTCATGCTCGGCACACCAATAATGCAGACGCTCCACCTGACGGTTCAGCAGTACTCCTACGTCCTCTCGGCTGGCTTCTTCACCAGCTTCGCCGTGAGCCTGGTGCTCGGACCTCTGGGGGACAAGCTGGGGCGCAAGTTCCTGCTCCAGCTGACGCTCCTCGGCACCTCCGTCTTCTCTATGCTGCAGTACTTCATCAACGGATTCGGCAGCTGGCTGCTGATCAGGATGGGCGCCGAGGCCTTCACCGGGAGCGAGTGGGGCGCCGGCGCCACGTACCTCACGGAGACCATAGGGAAGAGGCTGAGGGGCCTGGCGCTCTCCATCATGCAGTCCGGGTGGGTCTTCGGCTACGGCTTAGCGAGCGTGATCGCTTACTTCACCCTGAGCTACTTCGGCATGAGCTATGGGTGGAGGGTCGCTTTCCTCTTCGCGTTCCTCCCGGCGCTCACCGTGCTCATAATACGCTCCCGGCTCAAGGAGACTGACAGATTCAACCACCTCAAGGAGATCAGGGAGGCAGAGAAGCGCGGCGACTCCTCAAAGGTGAAGGAGCTGATGGAGAAGTACCGCGTTGACGTCGAGGCGTCCGTGAAGCCATCCTACAGGCAGCTCCTCTCCCCCGACCTCCGGAGGGCCGCGCTCATACTCGCGTTCTACAACTTCCTGACGACGGGCGTCGCCATAGTCGGCGACTCCATGTTCCCGTACTATCTATCGCAGGTGAAGGGCTTCAACTACCTGACCCTGGTGTCCATGTTCGCGACGCTCTCCTTCATAGGCATCGTCGGATATTTGACGAACGGGTACCTGAACGATCACATAGGCGCCAAATGGCCGGTCGTGATATTCGCGGCCCTCCAGACGCTCGGCATATTCGCGCTGGTGGCGTTCGTCCACTTCCCGGACTACATGGCCCTCTGGTCCTGGTACTTCCTCTACCTGTTCACGCACAACGGGCAGTTCGCGGGCCTCATACGCCTCAACACGGAGGCCTTCCCGACCAGGGTAAGGGCCGCGGGGGCCCTCTGGTCCGGGGCATTCTGGAGCCTCGGCCAGGCGGCCTGGCCGCTCGTGTTCAGCTCGCTGATACCGCTGCTTGGGTTCAACGGCGCCTGGATGTGGGTCGAGGTCGTGCCCGAGCTCGTGGCGATAGCGCTCTTCGCCGCTATAATGAGGAACATACCCCCACAGCGCGAGCTGGAGGAAATAGCTATATAA
- a CDS encoding S-methyl-5'-thioadenosine phosphorylase, producing the protein MLEPSERAEIGIIGGSGLYSLEGIEDVREIKVHTPYGEPSDNLVLGSLGGRSVAFLPRHGRGHRIPPHRVNYRANVWALRSLGVSWVISVSAVGSLVEEYRPGDLVVPDQFIDMTKRREYTFFEGPRVAHVSMADPFCEHLRRELVNSAERLGYGAHGSGTYLCIEGPRFSTRAESRLWRSWGAHVIGMTLVPEVNLACEAQICYSVLALVTDYDVWSETPVTAEEVTTIMEKNTEKAKSVISDVVRRLPRSPDASLCGCCNSLSTAVI; encoded by the coding sequence GTGCTGGAGCCATCCGAGCGCGCCGAGATCGGGATAATAGGGGGTTCCGGCCTCTACTCCCTCGAGGGGATAGAGGACGTCCGGGAGATAAAGGTCCACACGCCGTACGGTGAGCCGAGCGACAACTTGGTACTGGGATCCCTGGGCGGCAGGAGCGTCGCGTTCCTGCCCCGCCACGGCAGGGGCCACAGGATACCCCCGCACAGGGTGAACTACAGGGCCAACGTGTGGGCCCTGAGGAGCCTCGGAGTATCGTGGGTGATATCGGTGTCGGCGGTCGGGAGCCTCGTGGAGGAGTATCGCCCGGGAGACCTCGTGGTGCCGGATCAGTTCATAGACATGACCAAGCGCAGGGAGTACACGTTCTTCGAGGGACCTAGGGTAGCGCACGTCAGCATGGCGGACCCGTTCTGCGAGCACCTGAGGAGGGAGCTCGTGAACTCCGCCGAGAGGCTTGGATATGGGGCGCACGGCTCGGGCACCTACCTGTGCATAGAGGGACCGAGGTTCTCAACGAGGGCGGAGAGCAGGCTCTGGAGGTCGTGGGGCGCGCACGTTATAGGAATGACGCTGGTGCCCGAGGTCAACCTGGCGTGCGAGGCCCAGATCTGCTACTCAGTGCTCGCGCTGGTGACCGACTACGACGTCTGGTCGGAGACCCCGGTGACGGCCGAGGAGGTGACGACCATCATGGAGAAGAACACCGAGAAGGCCAAGTCGGTCATCTCGGACGTCGTCAGGAGGCTGCCGAGGAGCCCGGATGCGTCCCTGTGCGGCTGCTGCAATTCGCTGAGCACCGCGGTAATCTGA